In Vibrio neptunius, the following are encoded in one genomic region:
- a CDS encoding lamin tail domain-containing protein, producing MSANTQYIQQEVLKVLDQLSMPDRHSQQTMDECWQKLNQLQMLDQIDIAYLDFKGTRSPLDESITIHNRGDMTADISGWHIQAGSPDQQYIFPEHTYLSPYEYIKIDTSGQSEHSFSSNQPVWNNRGDLATLVNQHGQTVSSFVYGDKAHPHAIISHVNYDGKEFRSEGDEYVEIHNTSEHTLDLSNWRLEALRNDHCFVFPENTQLAPLTSLRVFTNKASLEDNEYSFNSPTALWNNDGGGCKLIDYQDREVSSYHY from the coding sequence GTGTCAGCCAATACTCAATACATTCAACAGGAAGTCCTTAAAGTCCTCGATCAACTGTCCATGCCAGACAGGCACTCACAACAAACCATGGATGAATGCTGGCAAAAACTCAACCAATTGCAGATGCTCGATCAGATTGACATTGCCTATCTGGATTTTAAAGGAACCCGCTCTCCATTGGATGAGTCCATCACTATTCATAATCGAGGTGATATGACCGCCGACATCAGTGGCTGGCACATTCAGGCAGGGTCACCGGATCAGCAATACATTTTCCCAGAACACACCTATTTATCGCCATACGAATACATCAAAATTGACACCTCGGGTCAATCAGAGCATAGCTTCAGTTCTAACCAGCCAGTGTGGAACAACCGAGGCGACCTAGCGACTTTGGTTAACCAGCATGGCCAGACGGTTTCCAGCTTCGTCTACGGCGATAAAGCTCACCCTCATGCCATCATCAGCCACGTTAATTATGACGGCAAAGAGTTTCGCAGCGAAGGGGACGAGTACGTTGAAATACACAACACATCCGAGCATACCCTTGATCTGAGCAACTGGCGTTTAGAAGCGCTACGCAATGACCATTGCTTTGTGTTTCCTGAAAACACTCAACTGGCACCGCTGACTTCCTTACGCGTTTTTACCAATAAAGCGTCACTTGAAGATAATGAATACAGCTTTAATAGCCCGACCGCGCTTTGGAATAACGACGGTGGCGGTTGCAAGCTGATTGATTATCAGGACAGAGAAGTCTCCAGTTATCACTATTAA
- a CDS encoding transporter substrate-binding domain-containing protein, with protein MMRFLPLVMGGCLLLAFHAQAQDLLSKIKQSERIVIGVKADYPPWGMLDSSNQPAGFEPDLAHMIGDALNVEVEFKTVTSANRFQKLNEGQVDMLIATVGDSMQRRQRVRMITPHYFRSGVTALTHKSNRVEKWTDLIGQPVCLTAGAYFNKSLVQNYRIKPIILMSNRDAKLALLTNKCQAWAYDSGILFHLSKQKEWRDYRVDVETIMPIHWSMVTRKDTASQSLAHWLSRFMASRIRDGRLKSLAQQWQLPEQDYLAQQHKNWNTVDENGDLVCQADGDQVTKKKLCFDSVISLGQQGDKQFWPFDQFDTERLIQSMLHTALFTVVSILTAIALALGFTQMTISAKRWIAKPVAFLTHLQSSIPPILMLYLIYFGALSFWNEHGQHWLLSGASVAWLVLALYTASGINNLVTADATSRLGLTQRYLHHSAGVKANLVNLAKAAGMASVIASPNAVLVVNTLVSSSGYPVLLMTLLAVFYYLEVLLFAYLVGKLFTRYSDFLQRQASPDINNKGALQ; from the coding sequence ATGATGCGTTTCCTTCCTCTCGTCATGGGTGGTTGCTTGCTGCTGGCGTTCCATGCTCAGGCGCAAGATCTACTGAGCAAAATTAAACAATCTGAGCGGATTGTGATTGGCGTCAAAGCCGATTATCCACCTTGGGGAATGCTCGACAGCAGTAACCAACCGGCTGGATTTGAACCCGACTTAGCCCACATGATCGGTGATGCGCTCAATGTTGAGGTGGAATTCAAAACCGTCACGAGTGCCAACCGTTTTCAAAAGCTTAATGAAGGGCAAGTCGATATGTTGATTGCCACGGTTGGTGACTCGATGCAACGTCGCCAGCGCGTGCGTATGATCACGCCTCACTATTTCCGCAGTGGCGTCACCGCACTGACCCACAAGTCAAACCGCGTCGAAAAATGGACAGACTTGATCGGCCAGCCGGTCTGCCTGACCGCTGGGGCGTATTTTAATAAGTCTCTGGTCCAGAATTATCGCATCAAACCCATTATTCTGATGAGCAACCGAGATGCAAAACTGGCACTTTTGACCAACAAATGTCAGGCATGGGCCTACGACAGTGGCATTTTGTTCCACTTATCGAAGCAGAAAGAGTGGCGTGACTATCGTGTTGATGTCGAAACCATCATGCCAATCCACTGGTCGATGGTGACTCGCAAAGATACGGCGTCGCAGTCTCTCGCACACTGGTTGTCACGCTTTATGGCAAGCCGTATCAGAGACGGCCGCTTGAAGAGTCTCGCCCAACAATGGCAGCTACCAGAACAAGACTACCTCGCGCAGCAACACAAAAACTGGAACACCGTGGATGAGAACGGCGATTTGGTGTGTCAGGCGGATGGCGATCAGGTAACAAAGAAAAAACTCTGCTTTGATAGTGTCATTTCGCTAGGGCAACAAGGTGATAAACAGTTTTGGCCGTTTGACCAGTTCGATACTGAGCGGCTTATTCAGTCTATGCTCCACACCGCACTATTCACTGTGGTTTCGATCTTAACCGCCATCGCGTTGGCTTTGGGGTTTACGCAAATGACCATCAGTGCCAAACGCTGGATCGCCAAGCCCGTCGCTTTTCTCACTCACCTGCAAAGCTCGATTCCGCCTATTTTGATGCTTTACCTGATTTACTTCGGTGCGTTGTCTTTCTGGAACGAACACGGCCAACACTGGCTACTAAGCGGGGCCAGTGTTGCTTGGTTGGTGTTGGCGCTATACACCGCCTCCGGCATCAACAACCTAGTGACCGCCGATGCGACGTCACGGCTTGGCTTAACTCAGCGCTATCTTCATCACAGTGCCGGGGTGAAAGCTAACTTGGTCAATCTTGCCAAAGCCGCCGGTATGGCAAGTGTCATCGCTTCACCCAATGCGGTTCTGGTGGTCAACACCTTGGTCTCCAGCTCGGGTTACCCTGTTTTGCTGATGACACTTTTGGCTGTGTTTTATTATCTTGAGGTGCTGCTGTTTGCCTATCTGGTCGGCAAGCTTTTCACTCGCTATTCCGATTTTCTCCAACGACAAGCATCGCCCGACATCAACAACAAAGGAGCGTTGCAATGA
- a CDS encoding class I SAM-dependent methyltransferase, translating into MNNVQATTIAQSYDDYYRIGLYQARYPKANIRVLNTLFQHAQFLGQDSLALDYGCGNGRYSYPILKQTNLHLYGFDISDIAVQQAKQVTQPFSERADWFSDQHHLEQHLKDRNGAVQLGMLLFGVMSHIREQKERVKLLKWFHKQLDQDGSLILSVPNRRRRFLTLQWRQRKQQNLPGDIQYHRYQSGRKIPLFYHLYTVNEIRAELIEAGFDVEKVTAESIFPERFVIQNSVMALLDNLLCNLLPASLGYGLLVVARRRA; encoded by the coding sequence ATGAACAATGTCCAAGCCACAACCATCGCCCAATCTTATGATGATTATTATCGCATCGGCCTCTATCAGGCTCGCTATCCAAAAGCCAATATTCGAGTCCTTAATACCCTCTTTCAGCACGCGCAATTTCTCGGTCAGGATTCGTTAGCGCTGGACTATGGGTGCGGAAACGGGCGCTACAGTTATCCGATACTGAAACAGACCAATTTACATCTCTATGGCTTTGATATCAGTGACATAGCAGTCCAACAAGCCAAGCAGGTAACACAACCATTCTCTGAACGCGCCGATTGGTTCAGTGACCAGCATCACCTTGAACAACACCTGAAAGATCGCAATGGGGCGGTGCAATTAGGTATGCTACTTTTTGGTGTGATGAGCCACATCCGAGAGCAGAAAGAACGGGTTAAGTTACTCAAATGGTTCCACAAACAACTGGACCAAGATGGTTCACTGATCTTATCTGTGCCTAATCGGCGTCGGCGTTTCCTCACTCTGCAATGGCGGCAGAGAAAGCAACAAAACTTGCCCGGCGATATTCAATATCATCGCTATCAATCCGGTCGGAAAATCCCTCTTTTTTATCATCTTTACACTGTAAATGAGATCAGGGCAGAGCTGATTGAAGCCGGGTTTGACGTCGAGAAAGTCACCGCTGAAAGTATTTTCCCAGAGCGTTTTGTGATCCAGAATTCTGTGATGGCGTTGCTAGATAATCTGTTATGCAATCTCCTGCCCGCTTCGCTGGGATACGGTTTATTGGTGGTCGCAAGGAGGCGGGCATGA
- a CDS encoding N-acetylmuramidase family protein, giving the protein MKALTLSSSVGIGADNTPDDVLNVQKALNQISDKIGLTAPLAEDGIIRSDLGPSPTCQAIAAMQKTILGFHHPDSRIDANGKSHRSLNKALGAGQSTLSSLFLPAIEPIKGLTDDDYHDAADALGCEVAAIKAVSDVESAGSGFFESGLPCILFEAHQFSKYSQHQFDDSHPNISSPKWDRSLYVGGEKEYDRLKQAMDLDRTAALKSASFGRYQIMGFNHKAAGYDDVESFVRDMFFAERHHLMAFVHFIKSNAKLHQAIQALDWPTFARHYNGPGYAENRYDERLESAYQTHSA; this is encoded by the coding sequence ATGAAAGCACTCACCTTATCCTCGTCGGTTGGCATTGGCGCAGACAACACACCCGATGATGTACTCAATGTGCAAAAAGCCCTCAACCAGATCAGTGACAAAATTGGCCTCACCGCCCCATTGGCAGAAGATGGCATCATCCGCTCAGATCTCGGACCATCGCCAACCTGTCAGGCGATCGCCGCTATGCAGAAAACGATACTCGGTTTTCATCACCCAGATAGCCGCATTGATGCCAACGGCAAGAGCCACCGTTCGCTCAACAAAGCGCTGGGCGCAGGTCAAAGCACACTGAGTTCCTTGTTCTTACCCGCGATTGAACCTATCAAAGGGTTAACTGACGATGACTACCATGACGCCGCCGATGCCCTGGGCTGTGAAGTTGCGGCGATTAAAGCCGTCTCAGATGTTGAATCTGCAGGCAGTGGTTTCTTTGAATCTGGCTTACCTTGCATCTTGTTTGAAGCGCACCAGTTCTCCAAATACAGCCAGCATCAATTTGATGATTCACACCCCAATATCTCATCTCCCAAATGGGATCGCTCACTCTATGTGGGCGGGGAAAAAGAGTATGACCGCCTCAAGCAAGCCATGGATCTCGATAGAACCGCCGCACTGAAATCCGCGTCGTTCGGCCGTTACCAGATCATGGGTTTTAACCACAAGGCCGCCGGCTACGACGATGTGGAAAGCTTCGTGCGTGACATGTTCTTTGCGGAGCGCCATCACCTGATGGCCTTTGTTCATTTCATTAAATCCAACGCTAAGCTGCACCAAGCGATACAAGCGCTCGACTGGCCGACGTTTGCCCGCCACTACAATGGCCCCGGCTATGCGGAAAACCGTTACGACGAAAGACTGGAGTCCGCCTACCAGACTCATTCAGCTTAA
- a CDS encoding DUF465 domain-containing protein: MLGEDHSLLSEFPQYKDTIRALAKMDDNFLSEMKSYDSLDKEIRKLELMDSPLSDEEMHKMKHDRAVMKDDLHKRLVSAHQ, translated from the coding sequence ATGCTAGGTGAAGATCACTCTCTATTAAGCGAATTCCCGCAATACAAAGACACCATTCGTGCATTGGCCAAAATGGATGACAATTTTCTCTCCGAGATGAAGTCCTATGACTCGCTGGATAAAGAAATCCGCAAGCTAGAACTGATGGACTCACCACTCAGCGATGAAGAAATGCATAAGATGAAACATGACCGTGCGGTGATGAAAGATGACTTGCATAAACGTCTGGTAAGCGCGCATCAGTAA
- a CDS encoding glycerophosphoryl diester phosphodiesterase: MITGHRGAASLAPENTLVSIEYAAKSGALWVEIDTQLSADNIPVIIHDQTVDRCTNGKGKVSQLDAKALKALDAGSWFGPQFAGITIPTLEEALDKCAELGLTLNLELKTYNDKTMDTLIEQVVKVVKQKNYPLDKLLLSSFSKEALAICQALIPQVKRGFICEVWNDFSLESLQDLGLFSIHIDHHILDAKIAKVIKHAGLVLHIWTLNAPEQAQAFYDLGVDYIITDKPNQFSSPSEQ; the protein is encoded by the coding sequence ATGATCACAGGCCATCGTGGTGCGGCGTCGTTAGCACCAGAGAACACTTTGGTGAGCATTGAATACGCCGCCAAGTCAGGGGCGTTATGGGTAGAAATCGACACCCAACTGAGCGCCGACAACATTCCGGTTATCATTCACGATCAGACGGTTGATCGCTGTACCAATGGCAAAGGTAAGGTGTCACAGCTCGATGCCAAGGCGCTTAAAGCACTCGATGCGGGCAGCTGGTTCGGCCCACAGTTTGCGGGCATAACCATTCCAACACTCGAAGAGGCATTAGACAAATGTGCCGAACTCGGGCTAACACTCAACCTTGAGTTAAAAACCTACAATGACAAAACCATGGACACCTTAATAGAGCAAGTGGTTAAGGTGGTCAAGCAGAAAAACTACCCCTTGGACAAACTGCTTTTATCTAGCTTCAGCAAAGAGGCTCTGGCGATTTGCCAAGCGCTGATCCCACAGGTAAAACGCGGATTCATCTGTGAAGTGTGGAATGATTTTAGCTTAGAGTCGTTGCAAGACTTGGGTTTGTTCAGCATCCATATCGATCACCACATTTTGGATGCCAAGATAGCCAAGGTGATTAAACATGCTGGCTTGGTATTACATATCTGGACTTTGAACGCACCCGAACAAGCACAAGCCTTTTATGATTTGGGGGTGGATTACATCATCACAGATAAGCCAAACCAATTCTCGTCGCCATCAGAGCAGTAA
- a CDS encoding DUF4150 domain-containing protein: protein MGVTVCANGLSVIHKGSGGEANATLPDVCLTTVGNAVVPIPYGNNAKSSDLVDGTTTVTMDGGNSVAIKGSKFSKSTGDAGGDKKGVASGTIEAEAKFISASPTVSMEGKGVCRLSDQMTMNKANTMCLGGAQNPSVTVTEDQEGTYTVDLALSYADGDPVQGASYTLVDSKGANFTGNLDNKGKAAVSGVAPGEFEVEYGEDTREFTPNMPTKANPRFNPMTEPSQLVDNAKQGELGFWENAWRKTSGVASWVWGVILGDFNNNATVEQIIANTAITMIPVVDQVADLRDLAANILKLLDEDAREEPENWLMLTLTLIGCIPLFGSAMKGTCKVVLKLGKETPKDDLLAIMRALGKGDPEKFLRELDWSSYAKQCSEILSDVIKPCREIGLELASSANRIGADTLGEYFLDLVSELKTLEKLAADNIAKATDSFDHLFQSVLGKADDVFPAKTYHSGGKGTSQSGNKTTKANEKKKGAGTCRICNRVKKKKGKKSHQ from the coding sequence ATGGGCGTCACTGTTTGCGCAAATGGGCTCAGTGTTATACACAAAGGATCGGGCGGCGAAGCCAATGCAACACTGCCGGATGTGTGTTTAACAACGGTAGGCAATGCCGTTGTTCCTATTCCTTATGGCAACAACGCAAAATCGTCGGATCTGGTTGATGGCACCACAACGGTCACCATGGACGGCGGTAACAGCGTTGCGATTAAGGGCAGTAAATTTTCAAAAAGCACAGGCGATGCTGGTGGCGACAAGAAAGGCGTCGCATCTGGCACCATTGAAGCCGAAGCCAAGTTTATTTCTGCCTCACCAACGGTGAGCATGGAAGGCAAAGGCGTTTGTCGTCTGAGTGACCAGATGACCATGAACAAAGCCAACACCATGTGCCTTGGCGGGGCACAAAACCCGTCGGTCACGGTTACGGAAGATCAAGAAGGCACCTACACGGTCGATTTGGCCCTGTCGTATGCCGATGGTGATCCAGTTCAAGGCGCCAGTTACACGCTGGTGGATTCAAAGGGCGCAAACTTTACCGGCAACCTTGACAACAAAGGCAAGGCAGCGGTGAGTGGCGTTGCACCGGGTGAGTTTGAGGTGGAATACGGCGAAGATACTCGCGAGTTCACCCCAAATATGCCCACCAAAGCCAACCCAAGATTCAACCCGATGACAGAACCAAGCCAATTGGTCGACAACGCCAAGCAAGGCGAGTTGGGCTTTTGGGAAAACGCTTGGCGCAAAACCTCGGGTGTTGCCAGCTGGGTATGGGGGGTGATCCTCGGTGACTTCAACAACAACGCCACCGTTGAGCAGATCATCGCCAACACCGCCATTACCATGATACCTGTGGTCGACCAAGTCGCCGATTTGCGTGACCTCGCCGCCAACATACTCAAGCTCCTCGATGAAGACGCAAGAGAAGAGCCCGAAAACTGGCTGATGTTGACCCTCACCCTGATTGGCTGTATCCCATTGTTTGGCAGCGCCATGAAAGGCACCTGTAAAGTGGTATTAAAGCTGGGTAAAGAGACACCCAAAGACGATTTACTCGCTATTATGCGTGCCCTTGGCAAAGGCGACCCAGAAAAGTTTCTGCGTGAGCTTGACTGGAGCAGCTACGCCAAACAATGTTCAGAAATCTTGTCAGATGTGATCAAACCTTGTCGAGAAATTGGCCTTGAGCTGGCTTCATCGGCCAACCGCATTGGCGCCGATACACTGGGTGAGTATTTCCTCGATCTGGTTAGCGAGTTAAAAACCCTCGAGAAACTGGCGGCCGACAATATCGCCAAAGCCACCGATAGCTTTGACCACTTATTCCAATCGGTGTTAGGCAAGGCTGATGATGTATTCCCTGCCAAGACTTACCACAGTGGTGGTAAAGGCACATCACAAAGCGGCAATAAAACCACCAAAGCCAATGAAAAGAAAAAGGGCGCGGGGACATGTAGGATCTGCAACCGTGTTAAGAAGAAAAAGGGCAAAAAAAGCCACCAATAA